A portion of the Macaca mulatta isolate MMU2019108-1 chromosome 2, T2T-MMU8v2.0, whole genome shotgun sequence genome contains these proteins:
- the SLC6A20 gene encoding sodium- and chloride-dependent transporter XTRP3 isoform X6, which yields MEKTRPLWSNPLQFVFACISYAVGLGNVWRFPYLCQMYGGGSFLVPYIIMLIVEGMPLLYLELAVGQRMRQGSIGAWRTISPYLSGVGIASVVVSFFLSMYYNVINAWAFWYLFHSFQDPLPWSVCPLNGNHTGYDEECEKASSTQYFWYRKTLNISPSLQENGGVQWEPALCLLLAWLVVYLCILRGTESTGKVVYFTASLPYCVLIIYLIRGLTLHGATNGLMYMFTPKMEQLANPKAWVNAATQIFFSLGLGFGSLIAFASYNEPSNNCQKHAIIVSLINSFTSIFASIVTFSIYGFKATFNYENCLKKVSLLLTNTFDLEDGFLTASNLEQVKGYLASAYPSKYSEVFPHIKNCSLESELDTAVQGTGLAFIVYTEAIKNMEVSQLWSVLYFFMLLMLGIGSMLGNTAAILTPLTDSKIISSHLPKEAISVRSHRGASTWMSSPEEQGQRQERMTAGHQGRLPTRRLTRISQERENELIYLPTTRVIFKMDPAPAEP from the exons GTAGTTTCCTGGTCCCCTACATCATCATGCTTATCGTGGAGGGAATGCCGCTCTTGTACCTGGAACTAGCTGTGGGGCAGCGCATGCGGCAGGGCAGCATCGGTGCCTGGAGGACCATCAGCCCGTACCTCAGCGGTGTCG GGATCGCCAGCGTGGTggtctccttcttcctctccatgtACTACAACGTCATCAACGCCTGGGCCTTCTGGTACCTCTTCCACTCCTTCCAG GATCCCCTGCCGTGGTCTGTCTGCCCACTGAATGGTAACCACACAGGCTACGATGAGGAGTGCGAGAAGGCGTCCTCCACACAGTACTTCTGGTACAGGAAAACCCTCAATATCTCGCCGTCCCTCCAGGAGAACGGGGGTGTGCAGTGGGAGCCGGCGCTGTGCCTCCTCCTGGCCTGGCTGGTGGTGTACCTGTGCATCCTGCGTGGCACCGAGTCCACTGGCAAG GTGGTGTATTTCACGGCATCACTGCCCTACTGCGTGCTCATCATCTACCTCATCAGGGGCCTCACGCTCCATGGAGCCACCAACGGCCTCATGTACATGTTCACTCCCAAG ATGGAACAGCTGGCCAACCCCAAGGCCTGGGTCAATGCAGCCACCCAGATCTTCTTCTCACTCGGCCTGGGCTTTGGCAGCCTGATCGCCTTCGCCAGCTACAATGAGCCATCCAACAACTGCCAGAAGCACGCCATCATTGTGTCCCTCATCAACAGCTTCACCTCCATATTTGCCAGCATCGTCACCTTCTCCATCTATGGCTTCAAGGCCACCTTCAATTATGAAAACTGCTTGAAGAA GGTGAGTCTGCTGCTGACCAACACTTTTGACCTTGAAGATGGCTTTTTGACGGCCAGCAACCTGGAGCAGGTGAAGGGCTACCTCGCATCTGCCTACCCAAGCAAATACAGCGAGGTGTTCCCGCACATCAAAAACTGCAGCTTGGAGTCGGAGCTAGACACG GCCGTCCAGGGCACTGGCCTGGCATTCATCGTCTACACGGAGGCCATTAAAAACATGGAGGTGTCCCAGCTGTGGTCGGTGCTCTACTTCTTCATGCTGCTGATGCTGGGCATTGGGAGCATGCTGGGAAACACAGCGGCCATCCTCACCCCTCTGACAGACAGCAAGATCATCTCCAGCCACCTGCCCAAGGAGGCCATCTCAG TGAGATCACATCGTGGAGCCTCTACATGGATGTCCAGCCCAGAGGAACAAGGCCAGAGGCAGGAAAGGATGACAGCTGGACATCAAGGAAGACTCCCCACTCGTAGACTCACCCGGATCTCTCAGGAG cgtgaaaacgaactaatataCCTGCCAACAACGAGAGTGATCTTTAAAATGGATCCTGCTCCAGCTGAACCTTGA
- the SLC6A20 gene encoding sodium- and chloride-dependent transporter XTRP3 isoform X5: MEKTRPLWSNPLQFVFACISYAVGLGNVWRFPYLCQMYGGGSFLVPYIIMLIVEGMPLLYLELAVGQRMRQGSIGAWRTISPYLSGVGIASVVVSFFLSMYYNVINAWAFWYLFHSFQDPLPWSVCPLNGNHTGYDEECEKASSTQYFWYRKTLNISPSLQENGGVQWEPALCLLLAWLVVYLCILRGTESTGKVVYFTASLPYCVLIIYLIRGLTLHGATNGLMYMFTPKMEQLANPKAWVNAATQIFFSLGLGFGSLIAFASYNEPSNNCQKHAIIVSLINSFTSIFASIVTFSIYGFKATFNYENCLKKVSLLLTNTFDLEDGFLTASNLEQVKGYLASAYPSKYSEVFPHIKNCSLESELDTAVQGTGLAFIVYTEAIKNMEVSQLWSVLYFFMLLMLGIGSMLGNTAAILTPLTDSKIISSHLPKEAISVRSHRGASTWMSSPEEQGQRQERMTAGHQGRLPTRRLTRISQEQRENELIYLPTTRVIFKMDPAPAEP, encoded by the exons GTAGTTTCCTGGTCCCCTACATCATCATGCTTATCGTGGAGGGAATGCCGCTCTTGTACCTGGAACTAGCTGTGGGGCAGCGCATGCGGCAGGGCAGCATCGGTGCCTGGAGGACCATCAGCCCGTACCTCAGCGGTGTCG GGATCGCCAGCGTGGTggtctccttcttcctctccatgtACTACAACGTCATCAACGCCTGGGCCTTCTGGTACCTCTTCCACTCCTTCCAG GATCCCCTGCCGTGGTCTGTCTGCCCACTGAATGGTAACCACACAGGCTACGATGAGGAGTGCGAGAAGGCGTCCTCCACACAGTACTTCTGGTACAGGAAAACCCTCAATATCTCGCCGTCCCTCCAGGAGAACGGGGGTGTGCAGTGGGAGCCGGCGCTGTGCCTCCTCCTGGCCTGGCTGGTGGTGTACCTGTGCATCCTGCGTGGCACCGAGTCCACTGGCAAG GTGGTGTATTTCACGGCATCACTGCCCTACTGCGTGCTCATCATCTACCTCATCAGGGGCCTCACGCTCCATGGAGCCACCAACGGCCTCATGTACATGTTCACTCCCAAG ATGGAACAGCTGGCCAACCCCAAGGCCTGGGTCAATGCAGCCACCCAGATCTTCTTCTCACTCGGCCTGGGCTTTGGCAGCCTGATCGCCTTCGCCAGCTACAATGAGCCATCCAACAACTGCCAGAAGCACGCCATCATTGTGTCCCTCATCAACAGCTTCACCTCCATATTTGCCAGCATCGTCACCTTCTCCATCTATGGCTTCAAGGCCACCTTCAATTATGAAAACTGCTTGAAGAA GGTGAGTCTGCTGCTGACCAACACTTTTGACCTTGAAGATGGCTTTTTGACGGCCAGCAACCTGGAGCAGGTGAAGGGCTACCTCGCATCTGCCTACCCAAGCAAATACAGCGAGGTGTTCCCGCACATCAAAAACTGCAGCTTGGAGTCGGAGCTAGACACG GCCGTCCAGGGCACTGGCCTGGCATTCATCGTCTACACGGAGGCCATTAAAAACATGGAGGTGTCCCAGCTGTGGTCGGTGCTCTACTTCTTCATGCTGCTGATGCTGGGCATTGGGAGCATGCTGGGAAACACAGCGGCCATCCTCACCCCTCTGACAGACAGCAAGATCATCTCCAGCCACCTGCCCAAGGAGGCCATCTCAG TGAGATCACATCGTGGAGCCTCTACATGGATGTCCAGCCCAGAGGAACAAGGCCAGAGGCAGGAAAGGATGACAGCTGGACATCAAGGAAGACTCCCCACTCGTAGACTCACCCGGATCTCTCAGGAG cagcgtgaaaacgaactaatataCCTGCCAACAACGAGAGTGATCTTTAAAATGGATCCTGCTCCAGCTGAACCTTGA
- the SLC6A20 gene encoding sodium- and chloride-dependent transporter XTRP3 isoform X7: MEKTRPLWSNPLQFVFACISYAVGLGNVWRFPYLCQMYGGGSFLVPYIIMLIVEGMPLLYLELAVGQRMRQGSIGAWRTISPYLSGVGIASVVVSFFLSMYYNVINAWAFWYLFHSFQDPLPWSVCPLNGNHTGYDEECEKASSTQYFWYRKTLNISPSLQENGGVQWEPALCLLLAWLVVYLCILRGTESTGKVVYFTASLPYCVLIIYLIRGLTLHGATNGLMYMFTPKMEQLANPKAWVNAATQIFFSLGLGFGSLIAFASYNEPSNNCQKHAIIVSLINSFTSIFASIVTFSIYGFKATFNYENCLKKVSLLLTNTFDLEDGFLTASNLEQVKGYLASAYPSKYSEVFPHIKNCSLESELDTAVQGTGLAFIVYTEAIKNMEVSQLWSVLYFFMLLMLGIGSMLGNTAAILTPLTDSKIISSHLPKEAISVRSHRGASTWMSSPEEQGQRQERMTAGHQGRLPTRRLTRISQEM; the protein is encoded by the exons GTAGTTTCCTGGTCCCCTACATCATCATGCTTATCGTGGAGGGAATGCCGCTCTTGTACCTGGAACTAGCTGTGGGGCAGCGCATGCGGCAGGGCAGCATCGGTGCCTGGAGGACCATCAGCCCGTACCTCAGCGGTGTCG GGATCGCCAGCGTGGTggtctccttcttcctctccatgtACTACAACGTCATCAACGCCTGGGCCTTCTGGTACCTCTTCCACTCCTTCCAG GATCCCCTGCCGTGGTCTGTCTGCCCACTGAATGGTAACCACACAGGCTACGATGAGGAGTGCGAGAAGGCGTCCTCCACACAGTACTTCTGGTACAGGAAAACCCTCAATATCTCGCCGTCCCTCCAGGAGAACGGGGGTGTGCAGTGGGAGCCGGCGCTGTGCCTCCTCCTGGCCTGGCTGGTGGTGTACCTGTGCATCCTGCGTGGCACCGAGTCCACTGGCAAG GTGGTGTATTTCACGGCATCACTGCCCTACTGCGTGCTCATCATCTACCTCATCAGGGGCCTCACGCTCCATGGAGCCACCAACGGCCTCATGTACATGTTCACTCCCAAG ATGGAACAGCTGGCCAACCCCAAGGCCTGGGTCAATGCAGCCACCCAGATCTTCTTCTCACTCGGCCTGGGCTTTGGCAGCCTGATCGCCTTCGCCAGCTACAATGAGCCATCCAACAACTGCCAGAAGCACGCCATCATTGTGTCCCTCATCAACAGCTTCACCTCCATATTTGCCAGCATCGTCACCTTCTCCATCTATGGCTTCAAGGCCACCTTCAATTATGAAAACTGCTTGAAGAA GGTGAGTCTGCTGCTGACCAACACTTTTGACCTTGAAGATGGCTTTTTGACGGCCAGCAACCTGGAGCAGGTGAAGGGCTACCTCGCATCTGCCTACCCAAGCAAATACAGCGAGGTGTTCCCGCACATCAAAAACTGCAGCTTGGAGTCGGAGCTAGACACG GCCGTCCAGGGCACTGGCCTGGCATTCATCGTCTACACGGAGGCCATTAAAAACATGGAGGTGTCCCAGCTGTGGTCGGTGCTCTACTTCTTCATGCTGCTGATGCTGGGCATTGGGAGCATGCTGGGAAACACAGCGGCCATCCTCACCCCTCTGACAGACAGCAAGATCATCTCCAGCCACCTGCCCAAGGAGGCCATCTCAG TGAGATCACATCGTGGAGCCTCTACATGGATGTCCAGCCCAGAGGAACAAGGCCAGAGGCAGGAAAGGATGACAGCTGGACATCAAGGAAGACTCCCCACTCGTAGACTCACCCGGATCTCTCAGGAG atgtga
- the SLC6A20 gene encoding sodium- and chloride-dependent transporter XTRP3 isoform X3 has translation MVTTQATMRSARRRPPHSTSGTGKPSISRRPSRRTGVCSGSRRCASSWPGWWCTCASCVAPSPLARWCISRHHCPTACSSSTSSGASRSMEPPTASCTCSLPRYGLKREVPKGAPHSSCHLPGQVGRGKDGEWANAVPREADVSPRGCGGSVEYLQSLDHLLSQMEQLANPKAWVNAATQIFFSLGLGFGSLIAFASYNEPSNNCQKHAIIVSLINSFTSIFASIVTFSIYGFKATFNYENCLKKVSLLLTNTFDLEDGFLTASNLEQVKGYLASAYPSKYSEVFPHIKNCSLESELDTAVQGTGLAFIVYTEAIKNMEVSQLWSVLYFFMLLMLGIGSMLGNTAAILTPLTDSKIISSHLPKEAISVETGFHHVGQAGLELLTSGLVCLVNCAIGMVFTMEAGNYWFDIFNDYAATLSLLLIVLVETIAVCYVYGLRRFESDLKAMTGRAVSWYWKVMWAGVSPLLIVSLFVFYLSDYILTGTLKYQAWDASQGQLVTKDYPAYALAVIGLLVASSTMCIPLVALGTFVLHHLKRGDAAPVA, from the exons ATGGTAACCACACAGGCTACGATGAGGAGTGCGAGAAGGCGTCCTCCACACAGTACTTCTGGTACAGGAAAACCCTCAATATCTCGCCGTCCCTCCAGGAGAACGGGGGTGTGCAGTGGGAGCCGGCGCTGTGCCTCCTCCTGGCCTGGCTGGTGGTGTACCTGTGCATCCTGCGTGGCACCGAGTCCACTGGCAAG GTGGTGTATTTCACGGCATCACTGCCCTACTGCGTGCTCATCATCTACCTCATCAGGGGCCTCACGCTCCATGGAGCCACCAACGGCCTCATGTACATGTTCACTCCCAAGGTACGGGCTGAAGCGGGAGGTCCCTAAGGGCGCCCCTCACTCATCCTGCCACCTTCCAGGACAGGTGGGAAGAGGGAAAGATGGAGAGTGGGCCAACGCTGTACCCAGGGAAGCTGATGTGAGCCCACGAGGGTGTGGTGGGAGCGTGGAGTACCTGCAGTCGCTGGATCACCTCCTCAGCCAG ATGGAACAGCTGGCCAACCCCAAGGCCTGGGTCAATGCAGCCACCCAGATCTTCTTCTCACTCGGCCTGGGCTTTGGCAGCCTGATCGCCTTCGCCAGCTACAATGAGCCATCCAACAACTGCCAGAAGCACGCCATCATTGTGTCCCTCATCAACAGCTTCACCTCCATATTTGCCAGCATCGTCACCTTCTCCATCTATGGCTTCAAGGCCACCTTCAATTATGAAAACTGCTTGAAGAA GGTGAGTCTGCTGCTGACCAACACTTTTGACCTTGAAGATGGCTTTTTGACGGCCAGCAACCTGGAGCAGGTGAAGGGCTACCTCGCATCTGCCTACCCAAGCAAATACAGCGAGGTGTTCCCGCACATCAAAAACTGCAGCTTGGAGTCGGAGCTAGACACG GCCGTCCAGGGCACTGGCCTGGCATTCATCGTCTACACGGAGGCCATTAAAAACATGGAGGTGTCCCAGCTGTGGTCGGTGCTCTACTTCTTCATGCTGCTGATGCTGGGCATTGGGAGCATGCTGGGAAACACAGCGGCCATCCTCACCCCTCTGACAGACAGCAAGATCATCTCCAGCCACCTGCCCAAGGAGGCCATCTCAG tagagacggggtttcaccatgttggccaagctggtcttgaactcctgacctcag GTCTGGTGTGCCTTGTCAACTGTGCCATCGGCATGGTGTTCACCATGGAGGCTGGGAACTACTGGTTTGATATATTCAACGACTACGCGGCCACACTGTCCCTGCTGCTCATCGTGCTGGTGGAGACGATTGCCGTGTGCTACGTGTACGGGTTGAGGAG ATTTGAAAGTGACCTTAAGGCCATGACTGGCCGAGCTGTGAGCTGGTACTGGAAGGTGATGTGGGCTGGCGTAAGCCCACTACTGATTGTCAGCCTCTTTGTCTTCTACCTGAGTGACTACATCCTCACGGGGACGCTGAAGTACCAAGCCTGGGACGCCTCCCAG GGCCAGCTTGTGACCAAAGATTACCCGGCCTATGCACTGGCTGTCATTGGGCTGCTTGTGGCCTCCTCCACCATGTGCATCCCCCTGGTGGCCCTGGGGACTTTTGTTCTGCATCACCTCAAGAGGGGAGACGCGGCCCCCGTGGCCTGA
- the SLC6A20 gene encoding sodium- and chloride-dependent transporter XTRP3 isoform X1 — MEKTRPLWSNPLQFVFACISYAVGLGNVWRFPYLCQMYGGGSFLVPYIIMLIVEGMPLLYLELAVGQRMRQGSIGAWRTISPYLSGVGIASVVVSFFLSMYYNVINAWAFWYLFHSFQDPLPWSVCPLNGNHTGYDEECEKASSTQYFWYRKTLNISPSLQENGGVQWEPALCLLLAWLVVYLCILRGTESTGKVVYFTASLPYCVLIIYLIRGLTLHGATNGLMYMFTPKMEQLANPKAWVNAATQIFFSLGLGFGSLIAFASYNEPSNNCQKHAIIVSLINSFTSIFASIVTFSIYGFKATFNYENCLKKVSLLLTNTFDLEDGFLTASNLEQVKGYLASAYPSKYSEVFPHIKNCSLESELDTAVQGTGLAFIVYTEAIKNMEVSQLWSVLYFFMLLMLGIGSMLGNTAAILTPLTDSKIISSHLPKEAISVETGFHHVGQAGLELLTSGLVCLVNCAIGMVFTMEAGNYWFDIFNDYAATLSLLLIVLVETIAVCYVYGLRRFESDLKAMTGRAVSWYWKVMWAGVSPLLIVSLFVFYLSDYILTGTLKYQAWDASQGQLVTKDYPAYALAVIGLLVASSTMCIPLVALGTFVLHHLKRGDAAPVA; from the exons GTAGTTTCCTGGTCCCCTACATCATCATGCTTATCGTGGAGGGAATGCCGCTCTTGTACCTGGAACTAGCTGTGGGGCAGCGCATGCGGCAGGGCAGCATCGGTGCCTGGAGGACCATCAGCCCGTACCTCAGCGGTGTCG GGATCGCCAGCGTGGTggtctccttcttcctctccatgtACTACAACGTCATCAACGCCTGGGCCTTCTGGTACCTCTTCCACTCCTTCCAG GATCCCCTGCCGTGGTCTGTCTGCCCACTGAATGGTAACCACACAGGCTACGATGAGGAGTGCGAGAAGGCGTCCTCCACACAGTACTTCTGGTACAGGAAAACCCTCAATATCTCGCCGTCCCTCCAGGAGAACGGGGGTGTGCAGTGGGAGCCGGCGCTGTGCCTCCTCCTGGCCTGGCTGGTGGTGTACCTGTGCATCCTGCGTGGCACCGAGTCCACTGGCAAG GTGGTGTATTTCACGGCATCACTGCCCTACTGCGTGCTCATCATCTACCTCATCAGGGGCCTCACGCTCCATGGAGCCACCAACGGCCTCATGTACATGTTCACTCCCAAG ATGGAACAGCTGGCCAACCCCAAGGCCTGGGTCAATGCAGCCACCCAGATCTTCTTCTCACTCGGCCTGGGCTTTGGCAGCCTGATCGCCTTCGCCAGCTACAATGAGCCATCCAACAACTGCCAGAAGCACGCCATCATTGTGTCCCTCATCAACAGCTTCACCTCCATATTTGCCAGCATCGTCACCTTCTCCATCTATGGCTTCAAGGCCACCTTCAATTATGAAAACTGCTTGAAGAA GGTGAGTCTGCTGCTGACCAACACTTTTGACCTTGAAGATGGCTTTTTGACGGCCAGCAACCTGGAGCAGGTGAAGGGCTACCTCGCATCTGCCTACCCAAGCAAATACAGCGAGGTGTTCCCGCACATCAAAAACTGCAGCTTGGAGTCGGAGCTAGACACG GCCGTCCAGGGCACTGGCCTGGCATTCATCGTCTACACGGAGGCCATTAAAAACATGGAGGTGTCCCAGCTGTGGTCGGTGCTCTACTTCTTCATGCTGCTGATGCTGGGCATTGGGAGCATGCTGGGAAACACAGCGGCCATCCTCACCCCTCTGACAGACAGCAAGATCATCTCCAGCCACCTGCCCAAGGAGGCCATCTCAG tagagacggggtttcaccatgttggccaagctggtcttgaactcctgacctcag GTCTGGTGTGCCTTGTCAACTGTGCCATCGGCATGGTGTTCACCATGGAGGCTGGGAACTACTGGTTTGATATATTCAACGACTACGCGGCCACACTGTCCCTGCTGCTCATCGTGCTGGTGGAGACGATTGCCGTGTGCTACGTGTACGGGTTGAGGAG ATTTGAAAGTGACCTTAAGGCCATGACTGGCCGAGCTGTGAGCTGGTACTGGAAGGTGATGTGGGCTGGCGTAAGCCCACTACTGATTGTCAGCCTCTTTGTCTTCTACCTGAGTGACTACATCCTCACGGGGACGCTGAAGTACCAAGCCTGGGACGCCTCCCAG GGCCAGCTTGTGACCAAAGATTACCCGGCCTATGCACTGGCTGTCATTGGGCTGCTTGTGGCCTCCTCCACCATGTGCATCCCCCTGGTGGCCCTGGGGACTTTTGTTCTGCATCACCTCAAGAGGGGAGACGCGGCCCCCGTGGCCTGA
- the SLC6A20 gene encoding sodium- and chloride-dependent transporter XTRP3 isoform X2, whose product MEKTRPLWSNPLQFVFACISYAVGLGNVWRFPYLCQMYGGGSFLVPYIIMLIVEGMPLLYLELAVGQRMRQGSIGAWRTISPYLSGVGIASVVVSFFLSMYYNVINAWAFWYLFHSFQDPLPWSVCPLNGNHTGYDEECEKASSTQYFWYRKTLNISPSLQENGGVQWEPALCLLLAWLVVYLCILRGTESTGKVVYFTASLPYCVLIIYLIRGLTLHGATNGLMYMFTPKMEQLANPKAWVNAATQIFFSLGLGFGSLIAFASYNEPSNNCQKHAIIVSLINSFTSIFASIVTFSIYGFKATFNYENCLKKVSLLLTNTFDLEDGFLTASNLEQVKGYLASAYPSKYSEVFPHIKNCSLESELDTAVQGTGLAFIVYTEAIKNMEVSQLWSVLYFFMLLMLGIGSMLGNTAAILTPLTDSKIISSHLPKEAISGLVCLVNCAIGMVFTMEAGNYWFDIFNDYAATLSLLLIVLVETIAVCYVYGLRRFESDLKAMTGRAVSWYWKVMWAGVSPLLIVSLFVFYLSDYILTGTLKYQAWDASQGQLVTKDYPAYALAVIGLLVASSTMCIPLVALGTFVLHHLKRGDAAPVA is encoded by the exons GTAGTTTCCTGGTCCCCTACATCATCATGCTTATCGTGGAGGGAATGCCGCTCTTGTACCTGGAACTAGCTGTGGGGCAGCGCATGCGGCAGGGCAGCATCGGTGCCTGGAGGACCATCAGCCCGTACCTCAGCGGTGTCG GGATCGCCAGCGTGGTggtctccttcttcctctccatgtACTACAACGTCATCAACGCCTGGGCCTTCTGGTACCTCTTCCACTCCTTCCAG GATCCCCTGCCGTGGTCTGTCTGCCCACTGAATGGTAACCACACAGGCTACGATGAGGAGTGCGAGAAGGCGTCCTCCACACAGTACTTCTGGTACAGGAAAACCCTCAATATCTCGCCGTCCCTCCAGGAGAACGGGGGTGTGCAGTGGGAGCCGGCGCTGTGCCTCCTCCTGGCCTGGCTGGTGGTGTACCTGTGCATCCTGCGTGGCACCGAGTCCACTGGCAAG GTGGTGTATTTCACGGCATCACTGCCCTACTGCGTGCTCATCATCTACCTCATCAGGGGCCTCACGCTCCATGGAGCCACCAACGGCCTCATGTACATGTTCACTCCCAAG ATGGAACAGCTGGCCAACCCCAAGGCCTGGGTCAATGCAGCCACCCAGATCTTCTTCTCACTCGGCCTGGGCTTTGGCAGCCTGATCGCCTTCGCCAGCTACAATGAGCCATCCAACAACTGCCAGAAGCACGCCATCATTGTGTCCCTCATCAACAGCTTCACCTCCATATTTGCCAGCATCGTCACCTTCTCCATCTATGGCTTCAAGGCCACCTTCAATTATGAAAACTGCTTGAAGAA GGTGAGTCTGCTGCTGACCAACACTTTTGACCTTGAAGATGGCTTTTTGACGGCCAGCAACCTGGAGCAGGTGAAGGGCTACCTCGCATCTGCCTACCCAAGCAAATACAGCGAGGTGTTCCCGCACATCAAAAACTGCAGCTTGGAGTCGGAGCTAGACACG GCCGTCCAGGGCACTGGCCTGGCATTCATCGTCTACACGGAGGCCATTAAAAACATGGAGGTGTCCCAGCTGTGGTCGGTGCTCTACTTCTTCATGCTGCTGATGCTGGGCATTGGGAGCATGCTGGGAAACACAGCGGCCATCCTCACCCCTCTGACAGACAGCAAGATCATCTCCAGCCACCTGCCCAAGGAGGCCATCTCAG GTCTGGTGTGCCTTGTCAACTGTGCCATCGGCATGGTGTTCACCATGGAGGCTGGGAACTACTGGTTTGATATATTCAACGACTACGCGGCCACACTGTCCCTGCTGCTCATCGTGCTGGTGGAGACGATTGCCGTGTGCTACGTGTACGGGTTGAGGAG ATTTGAAAGTGACCTTAAGGCCATGACTGGCCGAGCTGTGAGCTGGTACTGGAAGGTGATGTGGGCTGGCGTAAGCCCACTACTGATTGTCAGCCTCTTTGTCTTCTACCTGAGTGACTACATCCTCACGGGGACGCTGAAGTACCAAGCCTGGGACGCCTCCCAG GGCCAGCTTGTGACCAAAGATTACCCGGCCTATGCACTGGCTGTCATTGGGCTGCTTGTGGCCTCCTCCACCATGTGCATCCCCCTGGTGGCCCTGGGGACTTTTGTTCTGCATCACCTCAAGAGGGGAGACGCGGCCCCCGTGGCCTGA